The Spiroplasma corruscae DNA window TTACATATTTTTTTATGGAGGAATAATGATTAAGTTCAAAAAAGTGAACAAGGTTTGACCAAATGGAAAGCATGCCTTAAGTGATATTAACCTTAATATTGATGATGGTGAGTTTGTTGCTATAGTTGGATTATCAGGTGCTGGTAAAACAACGTTATTAAAAACAATTAATAAATTTACACCTATTAACTCAGGTGAAATAGAAATTACTTTTAAAGATGACATTTTTAATATAAATACTACAAAAGGTAGAAAATTAAAAGAGTTGAGAAAAAAAATAGGTCTTATGTCTCAAGAATATAACAACATTGAAAATCAAGTTGCATTAAAAAATGTCTTAAATTCAAGAATATCTAAAATGAGTTTTTGAAGGTCTATAATTGGTTATTTTAATAAAAATGATAAGTTAATAGCTTTAAGTAATTTGGAAAAACTTAATCTACTCGATTATGCATATGTTAGAGTTGATAATCTGAGTGGCGGTCAACAACAAAGAATTGCATTAGCGCGTACATTATCTCAAGAACCAGAACTTATAATTGCTGATGAACCAGTTTCTGCACTTGACCCAATTTTAGCAAATCAAGTAATGCAAGATTTTAAATTAATTAATAAAAAAGAAAATATAACCATTATTATCAACATACATCATATAGATTTAGCAATTAAATATGCTGATAGGATTATTGGCTTAAAAGATGGTTTATTAGTGTTTGATGGTAAACCAAAAGAACTTACAAAGGATAAACTTTCAGTCATTTATGGTGATAGTTATGGTGATTTAAAAAATGATTAAGAGAAAAATTAATTCATTATTATCTAGAAATGTATTTAAGGTTGGGGAACGTTATTCTAAATCTCCTTCAAAAATTTTCATGTGATCAATGATTATAATTACGTCTTTAATAGTATTATTTGGTTTTTATTATCTAGAAAATAGCTGAGAAGAATTTTTTACTAGTTTATCAAATCTGGGTACGTCTATAAAAGAAATGCTTAACTGAAATTTTAAAGAATTTGCAACACCAAATATGTTTGGGGAAACTTTTTTGAATAATGCGTTACAATCAGTGTTAAGTACTATAACAATGTCTTTTTCTGGAACAATTTTGGGCGTTTTATTAGCTGTACCAGTTGCGTTGTTATCATCATATAATTTAGTCCATAATAGATTTGTAAATAACTTATGTAAATCTATAATGGCATTATTCAGAACAGTTCCAGCTTTCACCTTTGCTTTATTTTTAATAGGATATTTTGGACAAACAACATTATCAGTAACATTAGCAATTGCAATATTTACATTTGCAATTACCGGTAAACTTTTCTTAGAAAAAATTGAACACATTAATTTTAAAATATATACTTCATTACAAGCAACAGGAGCATCAAAGTATAGTTCATTTAGAAGTGCTGTAATGCCACAAATTTCACATAGTTTACTTTCACTTACATTTTACTCTTTAGAGACAAATATTAGATATATAGCAATTATTGGTGGTATGACTTCTGTTGGTATTGGAGAACTAATTCAAAGAAACATTGGTTTTCAACAATGAGATAGAGCTGGTTTTTTATTGTTTCTTCTAATTATGGTAGTTCTACTATTAGAGTTAATTATATACTTAATTAAAAAATATATTCTTAGTGATAAAGATTTTATTCTTGATAAAAAAGAAAGAGATAATATAATAAACAAATCAAAAAAACTAATTAGAAAAAGCAA harbors:
- the phnC gene encoding phosphonate ABC transporter ATP-binding protein yields the protein MIKFKKVNKVWPNGKHALSDINLNIDDGEFVAIVGLSGAGKTTLLKTINKFTPINSGEIEITFKDDIFNINTTKGRKLKELRKKIGLMSQEYNNIENQVALKNVLNSRISKMSFWRSIIGYFNKNDKLIALSNLEKLNLLDYAYVRVDNLSGGQQQRIALARTLSQEPELIIADEPVSALDPILANQVMQDFKLINKKENITIIINIHHIDLAIKYADRIIGLKDGLLVFDGKPKELTKDKLSVIYGDSYGDLKND